The following nucleotide sequence is from Zea mays cultivar B73 chromosome 1, Zm-B73-REFERENCE-NAM-5.0, whole genome shotgun sequence.
ACCCGCCCCGCAAATTTTTCTTCATTTAAATTAATTCATTCATATGTTAAAATTATACTAAAAAATCAATAcatatctatactacttattagagctgtaagggtagcctgcctTTTTGCGTTCTGCCTCCAGGAGATCTGGATCGTCCGTTAGCCTGTGTGAATCTGCACCGTCCGTTCGTGACTCCCTGTCCACCCATGCCGCCCCCAGCCTTCCGCGCCGCGCGAGCAACCCTCCCTCTCAGTTCTCCCTCTGCTGCGCCGCCTCCCGCACCCCCACTGGCCCCTCACCGCGGTCCTCCCTCCGTCGCCCCGCCTCcccggtagttccttcatccagtccctctCACATCTCCTGCGATCCCCACCCACAGGAGCTGAGCTTCCTGCCCGCTTGCTTATCCGCCATAGGCTTCAACACATTTGAATCCACGCTGTGTTGGCGTGTATCGGCGATTCGGCGACGATGGGTGATGGAGGTGTGTGACCTGCGCAAGGTGCCCGACGCGGCCGCCCCGGGAGACCCTCGACCATGTCGCCAATCAGGTACAGCCCatgaaccctaaccctaaactccCTTCTCCTCCTCCATGCCCCTTGATCGACCGGTTGATGGACCCCATGAATGTTCCTGGTGTGCCACAGGCTGCTAACCGTTTCACTGACCATGGAGCTTCACCATCGAGAGCTGGGAGTTTGGAGAACAGAATTATTGGTAGTGCAGAGGTTCCTAGGAGGTATGCTGTGCCTACCAACTACTCTGATTTGGTTCCCCCACCTGCAGTAGACCTGAGACGTTTGGTGCCAGAACCATTTAATTGGAGTTCTGATGTCCGAGGCACTGCAATATCAGGAAGTATTCCTCCTGTATCAAGAACTAATAACAGTTCAACAGTTAATCCACCAGCAGGATTCAATCACCAAAACCTCACCAGACGCCACTTGAAATGCCCCTTTTTTCATTTTGTTTGTGCACTTGGTAATCCCTAATTCGGTCTATCATGCTTCTTAATGCCCCTACAACTCTTGAAATGCTGAAATGTTTTTTATCATTTATTTCTACATATTTTTGCACTGCTAAATCATGCGCTATGTTATCCCTTTTCTTCCATATCCTTGCTTGTTCTTGCAATCGTTGACTACTGTGATAATCATGTAAGGTCCGTGGTTCAATGTCTTGTGGCAATCCATAGGGTTCTAACTTGTTTACTTGTCAACAGATTCGGATATGAGGCCTTGGAATTGAGAAATGGTGGATCTGATTATTTTGGCAAGGGTGTTCTTAAGGTTAGTTAACCAACCAATGTTTATATTTCAGTCTGAGGGTATTATACTAGCTTTATTTGCCATGCACTCGCATTCACCATAGTCATTCATGCATCCAATGGTTATGGTTAACTTTATATAATctgtactacttattaaggctctaaAGATAGCCTGCCTTTTCTCGTTCTGCCATTCTACGATCTCAACCATTCGTTCTACCATTCTGTAATCCCAGCCGTCCGATTTACGTTCCAGTCTAGCTCCCCGATCCCGCACAGGCGCACACCGATCCCGCTCCCATCGCGCCCCGAAACCCTATCGTCTGGAAATGTGTATAATAATTGATGGCAGGTGATCCTTAATTGATGGCAGGTGGAAGAAGAGACTGGTATAAAGCTGAATATAGAAGATATGGTTGATCTTATGACACTGTTGGACCCTGCTACTGGAGGTCGAATGCTACCATCACTAGTAACTGGCTAAAACTTCTATTCACCTGGTTAATAACTACCCCGTGGAATCCCACTACAACGTTCCTCGAGTAGCAGGATGAGTGGTACGACCCCGCCGCACTCGCCGCTTCCTCCGCGTGGGACGTAGCCAAGCTCCGCGCCAGGTTCTGTGTGCCGTCCACACCCGTGGAAGACACCCAGTGCCGCGATCTCCATGCCGGCGCGCGGCTCTGCGTCTCTTGTTCGCTCGACGACGTCAACCTCAAGTTCTACGACGTCGTCCTTGATTCGGTGTGTTCCTTCCCATTTCATCATTGCACATAATACGTAGATGCAAATGACAACGCCGGTTGTTTTATTTCTTGTTTGGCATTTGAGATTTGAGATCGTGAGACCAAGAGCCTGATGGACGACATCCATGAGTGGGGAGTTCTCTTCGATGGCAGAGTTGGTGACAGAACCATCACTGTAAGTGCACAAGATCCACACCCTCTTAACCACTCCGCAGTGAAGATTTTCTACATGGGCTCACCTGACAGCAACATGCAATAGTTCTGTTTATTTGATATTTTAGTGTACCTTTTACTTGCAACTCAATTAATCATGCTCTACTGGATTAAGGGCTCGTTTGGGAAGCTGGTAATAGGCACCCCGATCAGTTATCACCGGCAGGGCAATACCTGCACACTTTTTGTCCCCGTCTGGTGCTTCCCTGTGGGGCTTGAGTGCCATGTTGCCGTTTGGAAACCACGGGTATTTTTCAAACAGAACAGACTACATCTGTATGACTATATGTACACATACATGGAACAACAGATTGCAATATCCATACCTATGCATACATATGCACATTTTTTTGTCCCCGCTTGCACATTTTTTGTCTGTATTGATGAACCAGACTCTGAACATAAGTACAGACTGAACATTTTTTGTATGATTTAGACTCCGAACAGACTGAGTATTCTCCAAACAGAAGAACAAACTACATACAAAATTTAACTACTTGCTTAGGCGGAGTCACAACATAGTTTTGTAGCATATCCATTTGGTGGTGCAGTTGGCGGGGTTGAAACAAAATAGTTTTCAAAGACAAGTTCCAAAGTAATCGTTGATCCTTCCTACAGAAAGACGGAAAGCAGGAAACACCATAGTTTTCAACAACAAGTTCCAAAGTAGCCACTGATCCTTCCTGCAGAAAGACAGGAAGTAGAAGCCTGCGAGAAACCACATACAACACAAATTAGCTATGTTTGCAAGAAATATAACACAAATCTGATAGGATGCTAAAACACCAAACCAACAATGCCTTAGTCTTGTTCAATCTTGATAAAACCATCTTGTTCAGTCTTATTAAAACTACTATGTAAAGCAGTCAAAATCACTACTAACTTGTTTGGTTTTATTTGAGAGATAAAAAAACAACACATCAATTTATTCCATTGAAAACAAATAGGATACTCGATTGCACGCAGCTAGCAGCTCTCTGGCGTAGATCGATCACTGTAGCCAAGACAAGCGCATGCTCAGCACTAACTTGATTTGATTTCCCTTTCCAGTTTCCATCTCCATCTACACCTTACTGCAAATAATTTGGTTCAGAGAAACATAATATCAACCACATTTTTTGTTAAATTATCTTAGACACATTGTGGATCAGTGCCCTAAAAGGAAATCCTGAAAACAGTGTGCAAGAAACATTCAACAAAACTGACATTATATATCTGAATGATGCAAAATAACTGGCATTACCTTCAGAATGATGCAAAAGTTAAAGAAAGGGGGTCTCCTTCTTGCCTCCCTCTTCTTTATTTCCTCTTCACAAAACTACAAAGAGAAAAAAACTCAATCATTAATTTGAGACCAGCAAAGCTAGATTGAAGATTAGATTTATATGACATCAATCTTTACATGAATATCTATCATTCTATCTTGCTCCTGCCTTCTTCCTCTGTGTTGGCTAGATCTGGAGGAGGCTTGGCGGTAGGCTTCATCCTCTGCGTCGATGGAGAGGTCGTCGTGCCTAGAGGAGGGGCGGGGCGTGCGCCGGGTCGTTGGATGAGCTGCACGTGGTCTCGGGCTCCACGTCTTCTTGCCTAGAGTCGGCAGTGGATGAAGGCGGCGGCTGGATCCGGAGGAGAACGAGGTCAGACGGGGAGACGATGAGCGGGGGAGAGGAGGCATGAAGTGGGTGCTGCGTTAACAGTTGGTGAAGGTGGTGGCTGGATCCAGAGGAGGACGAGGCAAGATGGAGGTGATGCGTCAGTGGCGACTGGATCTAGAGGAGGACGAAGCGAGACGGAGATCAGACGAGACGAGGCCGCGAGACGGGGTTTGTGTGCCCGACCTTCTGACGCGTGTTTTTTCTACCCGTGAAAACCACCCCGAACCggggtcatgattccctttccgtGGACTTCCAAACTCCGAGGTAACCGCAGGCGTATTCCGTTACACGGGGGATGGAGTTACTGGATTTTGGCCGGTAAACCGGCCGGTTTTGAGCCTCCCAAACGAGGCCTAAGAGTTTTTAGTGGTTCGGGGACGCACAGAAGCTTGGTGAGCAATTCTATTCTTGGTTTATCCTACTACTCTTGCCGGTTTGGTGCTAACCCACTCGATATCCCCCTGTTTTGGATCCATAACAATTGTGGTAGCCATAAACCATTGTTTATATGTTACTATTGTTGTGGCGGCGGCTGCTCAGCTGCATCATTAGTCCCATTGCTAATCGAGCTGCCTACTAGAAACTTTTTTGTTGTAGAAACGATGGCAATTGCATAGTCTTTTGTGTTGGGATGCTATGGACATTCGCAGATTTTGAACCCATATCATTATATTGGTTTCTTCTTCCTTTATTTGTACATGCAATGCACTGATGTCTATATGTTATTATTACTGCCGTTGTAGCGGCAGTTGTGTTGTACTGATTTTCATTGTTAGTTAGCTTTGCACATATTTACTAATTTAGAATTGATGCCAATTGTATTGTTTTTTTTGCGTGTATGCTATACAACTAATGTTGGTATGTTATTGCTGTGGCAGTGGCTGCTGTCTTTAGTCTCGCTCACAAGCTCCAGCCTGCTATTATCTTCATTGATGAGGTCGACAGTTTCTTGGGGCAGCGACGGACAACTGACCATGAAGCCATGACTAATATGAAGACAGAGTTCATGTCCCTCTGGGATGGCTTCACCACTGACCGTGAGTCCTCTTATACTTTGCCTTCTGCTCTGTATTCAACATTGAATATTCATTTGTTGCTAACGATTAACGGTAATGCTCATGAGCGCGCAAGTGGCATAACCCTATTTTGAATAAGCACCATGTATAGAACATTAGTAGCATAAATAAATCTTGTTTGTCAACACCGTCCATGGTTGCTTTTGTTTGCATCAGTACATTCGTTATCGATAAAGTCTGTTTAGTGCATTTTTTGTGTGCTGAATAACACAATGCCCCCCCAATTTTTTTTTCATGTTTTGAAATTAGATGCACTTTCTTAGTTTTTGCTAGATCAGGCATTCCAGACACTTAAGCTGACACATTGTTTTACACTTTGTGGTAATATATAATAATCTCACAACAGCCACTTGTTTCATTTCTCTTCCATGAACAAAGCCTATAAATACAGACTCGTGCTTTAAGCGCCTTGTGTGAATAATAAACTAATATGTTTTGTTGCTCTTAATAGAAATTACCATCACTACCAGAATCGAAGAGATTAACGACTGACAAAAAAACCCTGCAAGCACAACTAAGTGTTTCTTACAGGGCACCTGCCCAAACATCGTAGGCTGCAACCAGCTATAAACAGACGATTTGGTTCGTTGACATCTCAAAATCTGGTAATACTAGGTTTTTAAAATATTGCTTCTATCTTCAATCAATGTAGTATTTTGGCATATGGACACTTATTTTCTATTTTAAGTCGCAGGTGCTAATGTCTCCGATCCTTTTTTGTTTCTATTTTCTTATATACTACAATACAAAACATTAGCTCAGAAAAATTAACAGAGCGCGCATTTGATTTTAGTGTTATCTTTCTTTTTTCTTCTTCAGCACATTTGACATATTTGGTGATTGGCAGGATATTTCACAGCCAAATTTTGAGGCTAATCCACCTGATGGGGTTTTAGCGGTTCCTTTATTGAGGCATCAGGTTACCTTGCAACTCATGTTGTGTTATTTTATGATGAAAAATAGTATTACCACTCCTTTGCCGCCACCAGCAGCAGCTCGTGACCCGCGAGCTGTTCCCGGCCGGCCCGCCGGCCCCGGCGCCGCGGCATTGGGCCGAGCTTGGCTTCTTCCGCGACGACCGATAGCAGCAACAGGTGCCGGGCCCCAGGATCGTGCCGCACCCACATATTCTGAGGTAATATGATTTGAACTCCGACGAATGATACTGTTATGTGTGAATGTGCGCATTTTTTAAATAAAATGAATGACATTGAGCAGCTTAACAGTTTGTTTTACTGTCTTTACTGTACGTCTGTACCATTGCACTCGCAGAGTTGGCCAGGTCTACCAAGGGGTGTAGAATTTAATCCCAGTGATAGTGATCTTCTGTGGCATCTAGCAGCAGAAGTTGGGAACGCTCTAGCTGAGCGCCATCCATTTATCAACGAGTTCATTAAATTTGTTGATGATGTTAGAGAATTTATTTGCACTCATCCTCAACATATACCAGGTATTTAATTTTATTGAAGTAACATCACACCTATTTTGGCATCATTTACTTATATGTCAATGCCTTTTACAGTTTAACTGCAATCTTGCAGGTGTTAGGCAAGATGGTCGTGCATCATACTTCTTCCATAGAAGTTTTGAGCCCTACATCAATGAGAATGATGTAAATAACTGCTGGAAGAAAATTGGAAGCCATATATCCATCATCCTGGATGGAACACTGATGGGTTGCAAGGAAGTGTTTGCCCTGTATGCAGACATGCCGAGTGATAAAAGATCTCAGGAAACTGATTGGAGATTACATCAGTATCATTTACAAAACACAGTGAAGGCAGAGTCAGAGATAGTGGCGTCGAAAATATTCCTTGCATCACGGAACAGTCTGTGTGAATTGGCCAAGGAAACTCATATTGAATCCGAATGGGTACTACTTTCTTATCAATATCCATTTGTATATATAAGTTTAGAAATTCCTATAATATTTGTCTTGTAGTTTCAAGTCAAGTCTTGCGTCCTCTGACTTGTCAATTATCATTACTAAAGGACAGTTGAAATATGATGGATCAATCCCACCGCACAAATAAATGTGTTTGATTACCAGTACTGAAAAAGGATATGATTTACTGTCATTTTTATCTATGCCTTGATTGCGGCGTTCCGCGTTCAGTATTTTCAATGTGTACTGTTATCTGGTTAGGCAAATGATACAGCAACAAATAAAACATTTTTTTTGAAGTTTTTTAGAAATTATGGTAAAAATATGCATTTCTATTTTAATATTACCTTTGACAAAAAGATCTGGACTGGACCATTCACATCCTATGAAAGCTGATCTGGACCCTTCTCACCTTGGACTAGGACAAGGGCGAGCTGAAGGCTAGAAGCTGTAAATGCACCATTCAAGAGTCTTCATAGGCCAAGTCTCTACGTAGGTATTGACAAAAAGGAAAATTCATGACAATGCGTTTATATGAGATTGTCCAATATCGAAACTAAGAATACATGGGGGAACAACTGTATTCGATTTTTGTTTCTCTTTCATGGAGTATTACTGAAATATATGCTTCCATTGTTGAAGTGTCCAAATTAAATGTTATCTCTGTACAAAGTGTGCAGGCTCAGTTATAGGAATTCTATAAAGCAAATGACAAATATACATGTACGAACTTCAAATATTTCCTGGTACTAACCTCTCTGCTCTGAGATGACATGTTCTTTTGCTGTTATGAAATCAAATATTTCTTCATGATCTCTTATAATCTGTCAAATGATGTTTGCCCAATGGCAATAGAAAACCCTTATATTAAAGAGATAATCGATGATGATGCGGACAGACCTAAAGAGGTTTGCTCAACTTTTGCTCTGAATTTATTAGTAGGTTGTCTTCGATACAGAGTAAGCAAGTTACGTGTTGTTTATTTTCATGTTAAATGATCTTTCTGGAACTTACAGTGGAAGGAAACAGTGGGCGATGAAAGCAGGGAATTTGGGAGGTACATGCGACAGAGAGAAGAGCAAGAGAAGCAGGAAGCGGAGTTGTTCACTCGGGCTCCTGTAACCAAACATGATAAGCAGATCGAGAAGCGCATAAGGAGACAACTTCATGGGTATGTTCAGATAGTTTatgttttgttgcttattgtctgTGTAAATACACAATCGCCTTTGATAGCACTTGGTTTGCCCGTTGGGATTTTCAGCTTGTCTTAATATCCAACTTACAACACCATCTGATATCTGATCCCGACAACAGGCTAGATATATTGTTTCTAAAAAGTGATTTTTGATGAAAACAAAAACCTATGTGCAAACGACTGAATGTCAAAGTCCTTTCTTCCATTTTTACCGTGGAGCTGACGGGGTGTTTAGAAGTAGTGTTTTAGCTGATTTTTGTATTGCTCTGATCCTAACAAACTTTCTGATAATTTGCTTGTTAGGATCAGCAAATGATCTACCAATGGTGGATTCCATGCTTAGAAATGCTTGTACCGTTAGGATTAATCTAGGGTTTATGCAAATCTGCCAACTGTGGATCACATGTTTAGAAACACCATTATTGTTATGGATAATATATGGTTTTTGAGGATTTAGATGTCTAAAGCTGAGAAGGTTGGAGTTGGACTTGCTCTCTCAAAAATTTTGAGAATCCATACTTGAACCTGGAAGGTAAATAGTTGGGTTTTGGAAAGCTTTTTTATTAGAAATAAATTTCTTTTGTGAATTATTAGTTCACTTCATTGATATGCTTACCTAATTCTTGTTGTGTAGGGAGAAAATTTACAGTTGCTCAAATTAAGGAATCCAAACATCAACATGAATATATATATACGCAGCTCGGAGACTAGGATGAGGTAAATAGTTGGGTTTCAAAAAGCTTTTTTATTAGAAATAGATTCTTTTGTGAATATGCATACCAATCCAGAATATGAAAACAATCCATCTTGACCAAACAATTCAACCCTAGATGGGCCAAATCAATTTGATTAGTCATGGTAATATCGTGTTATTTACCATTATAATCATGTTCTGTATCGAGAACATTCACTAGATTGCGCAATAAAAAATTTGTCGCTTATTTTTCTTTGTTTTGATCCATTATGAAGTCTAAACATGGTTTATATCAAACCTATCATGATTAGACAACGCTTGGTAAAAATAATCTGTTTGAAAAAGTTGGCAAGACAACGCTTGGTACAAATAATCTGTTTGAAAAAGTTGGCAGCATCAAACCTATTTGTTAAGGTTAATTATCAACTTTAATTAGGAAAAAATGTTCACGAGGCCTTCTTGCAAATAACGAAATACTGCAGATTTTGCCTCAACTTTTGCATCTTTTTTATTTTACAACAATATTGAGGTTGTCCCAAACTTGAGTTACAACTGACATAGAATGCTCAAATTTAAGGATTTTGTGTATCATACATTTCAGTTCTTTCCACTGCACGTAAATTTGCTCTTGGCTGTACCAAGAACCTCCAACAGATGTGTCAACTAAATATGTATGTTAGATATCTTTAGAAACAACTCGCTAATTATTAAAATACGATTTCATAGCCTTGTTTTATTTGGTGCGGCATATGAATTTGACTTCATGCTATAAATAGAATCTTTTTTCATAGCCTCCGAGTTGTTATCATGCGGCGAACAGCTACCTACCAATCCCATCCCACCTTGATTGGAAATCACAGATGTATGGTACGTTGCAATAAAAGTGGTAATTATTAGTACGTATCATACTATTGCTTTCATAACTCGCTAATGACACTGATACCATGTTTTGCACCTTATAAGAGTCAACAGATTTGATCGTCTTAATACACAATTCCATTGTTCGCCTTTGATTGTGTTATTGTTGGCACCATCTCCACATGATCTCGACCTCTTCAAACTCGACTCAAGTGATGGCAAAACATAATTATCATGCCGGTTATTATTACCTTTCCCTTCTAGCACTTTGGAAGATAAATTAGGGGTATCTTCTGCAGCTCTTGTTGCCTGTTGGGTTTCCATTTTTTGGTCATTGAACCAATTAGATCTGCATCTCGAACAGTTGACCCCTCTAGTTTTTTCCATCATTGATTCATTTGAATTGTTCCCATGATCTGCTACTTTGATGGATCTCCCATTTGGGGAAGACTGGTGACCTATGTATAAATTTTTTAGGCCACCTATCTCTAGGACATTTCCCTTAAACTCATAGTGCATTGGTTGAGCATGTCATGCCATTAGTGTTTTTTGCTTCAGTTTCTGTTGCTCCTATCTGGTAGCCACCTGTTGCAACATATATCtgactttgagtggattacttgcACACAAGTGCTATTGGGTGGATCGGCTAACCGGTCTAGATACATAGCTTGTGGACTATCGATCTCCACAGCAAGCTTAGTCCACAAGTTCTTTGTCTTATGGCTTATTAACGAGTAAACAAGTTATAATGTGCAATACTTTTTGATATATATATACAAACTCCAATGGGGAACCTTGCTTTAATTTCTGTTACACACATATAAATTTACACACTTGAAAAATAGATTAAGGAACTATTGGGCGCACTACTATTAATGTCCATTTCATCAATCTGATTGTCACTAGGTGGTTATGATACTTGAAACAGATTGTGCTTTCTATTTTTTTATTAAATAAGAGACTGCACTATCTGATATTTAAGTTAAATCTCATCATTATGTTGTGTTTTTTGGCACTTGTATTAGTGGGCACGGCAAGCAGTAGCAGCCAGATGCTGTGTAGTGTTCTGTTTCAAATTGATCTTGACATCTTTGTGTTCTAAATTATGTCCATGAAACTGGCCACCGTGAATCCAGGTGGACTTAAATAGCCTGCCTAACATCCTCCCTAAAGATGTGAGGACACACATACATGATCGCTCGCTTCATGTTACTACATTTGGTTTCAGGTATGGATCGAGGGGCCCTAGCTCACATTTTGTTCCTGTTTGTGATCAGGTACATCAGTCTTGTGGTCCGCCACATTTCTCGCTGGAGACCTCAGGCGCTCCGTTGTCGTACCTCAGCCAGCCTCACCATGGAAGCCCTCTTGGCTGCATGGACAACCAGAGTTGTATGCACCCACTTGACACGGCGTTTTGCCTGGCGATAAATCCGCAGTATCATTTCCTCAACGGTGTTAGCGATGCATCGTCTCAGGTAAAAAATGCAACCATTGTCTTGTGACTCTTAACCAGCTTAGATCATATTCATGCAGTGACACTGACGGTGAACATCCATACGTCACATAGGTTGGGAATTTCTAGCCTTGCATTTCCAAGGGCCGGTGAATAGGCGATCATGTAGTCTCTGTGTTGTTGTGCGCTTGCTGATTTTAGAGATCCAGTTAGCTTTAACAATGCTTGCCCATGCCTTAACATCTTGCCAGTAATGTGTGACTAACACAAGATTTTATTTTCACTCCCCACAGGTTGAAACAATTGAGCTTTTTGTTTATTTTCATAAAATGAAACAATTAGTGTGGACGTAGCATAATCTTTTGCTATTGCTTGTTCTGATCTCTGAAGCCACCTGATGGACCATCAGTTTTTATTCTGCGATTCAATCAATGAATCAATGTTCCAACATTTTATATATATGTActaattttctattttcttttcagtTGTAGCTAATTTGATGCTTGTGTTTGTGGAAACCAAGAGGTGGCGCTGATTCATTGGAAACCTGGTCGTGTATGAATGGGTTTCCAGCTACTTCTATTCTTGGAGATAGAAACCAACATGTTTGGTTTTTGTTTTTATTCGTTTTAGAACAACTCATTTTTGTACGGAAAGAGGCATTTAGCTATAATTGTTTGTTGTAGTATGTTTATCACAGGATAGCCGATTCCATGAAATACATAAAAACCTGATATTGTTGCTATATTTGGTTTAGTCATGCTCTTATGGAACCTTTAATGAGGATTTttctatatcaaga
It contains:
- the LOC118473052 gene encoding SUPPRESSOR OF GAMMA RESPONSE 1-like, with product MCECAHFLNKMNDIEQLNSLFYCLYCTSVPLHSQSWPGLPRGVEFNPSDSDLLWHLAAEVGNALAERHPFINEFIKFVDDVREFICTHPQHIPGVRQDGRASYFFHRSFEPYINENDVNNCWKKIGSHISIILDGTLMGCKEVFALYADMPSDKRSQETDWRLHQYHLQNTVKAESEIVASKIFLASRNSLCELAKETHIESEWYFQCVLLSG